One genomic window of Vulpes vulpes isolate BD-2025 chromosome 11, VulVul3, whole genome shotgun sequence includes the following:
- the LOC112932821 gene encoding protein PROCA1-like encodes METDSGFRVTGPSRTMNWLHHLLDRAAVREKGVKEMFSATQRRTIAISELRRYHYYVSTWIMLLPFKNVWIILKIAAPPPENSDKDRALFCSEKTNSSSSRDVGPACSRDEGSTCFNIIQSPCFELIPEEECVERFWYGWCKSYRPISVAVIHHPIHHDCGADNLNEDEEEEEEESKPPIPTQVGPPTTTTPADPVMGTITSTPDSAAPITIWRSESPTGKSQGHKVIKKVKKKKEKEKDKEEDTDEKPKPKKKVKKGKLIKKKSPVKSESSPPDLSRSVSPRELTRMSESSPDSRGDLESEDSYNDPRREEPSSEDILESSSPRKREKNAIQTKKPGAKASPVKKVKRKSPPASNPNLS; translated from the exons AAATGTTCTCAGCAACTCAGCGAAGAACTATTGCCATCTCTGAATTGAGGAGGTATCACTACTATGTTTCCACATGGATCATGTTGCTCCCCTTCAAAAATGTCTGGATCATATTAAAGATAGCTGCACCTCCTCCAGAAAACAGTGACAAGG acagAGCTCTGTTCTGCTCAGAGAAGACAAATAGCAGCAGCTCCCGAGATGTGGGCCCAGCCTGCTCCCGAGATGAGGGCTCAACATGTTTCAACATCATCCAGTCCCCTTGCTTTGAGCTCATCCCAGAGGAGGAGTGTGTGGAACGGTTCTGGTATGGCTGGTGCAAAAGCTATAGGCCTATCTCTGTGGCCGTGATCCACCATCCCATCCACCATGACTGTGGGGCAGATAATCTGAATgaagacgaggaggaggaggaagaagaaagcaagccCCCCATTCCAACCCAGGTGGGGccgcccaccaccaccacacccgCTGACCCAGTTATGGGCACAATCACAAGTACCCCGGATTCAGCAGCTCCCATCACTATCTGGCGCTCTGAGAGCCCCACAGGGAAGTCCCAGGGCCACAAGGTGATCaagaaggtaaagaagaaaaaagagaaagagaaagacaaggaagagGATACAGATGAGAAGCCAAAGCCgaagaaaaaagtcaagaagGGCAAGTTGATTAAGAAGAAAAGCCCGGTTAAATCGGAATCTTCACCTCCAGACCTGAGCCGGTCAGTAAGCCCGAGAGAGTTGACCAGGATGTCAGAGTCCAGCCCAGATAGCCGGGGAGACCTGGAGAGTGAGGACAGTTACAATGACCCCAGGCGGGAGGAGCCCTCCAGCGAGGATATCTTGGAGTCTTCGTCccccaggaagagagagaagaacgCCATCCAGACTAAGAAACCTGGGGCAAAGGCCTCACCAGTCAAGAAGGTCAAGAGGAAATCTCCCCCAGCATCAAATCCCAATCTCAGTTGA